Proteins encoded within one genomic window of Bacteroides sedimenti:
- a CDS encoding BACON domain-containing protein, translated as MKSLKYFLLMLVACFALSSCSEEDESVNYKPVPSPFSVQVNGTTTVGAAATTITATIAAGTNGWWVDVPTGSWCGFNSAVTSYAIYGSGDKIVTIYVAANKTGETRTQTVTFHPTFKLDPVAITITQGAQ; from the coding sequence ATGAAAAGTTTAAAATATTTTTTATTAATGCTTGTGGCCTGCTTTGCATTAAGCAGTTGTAGTGAAGAAGATGAGTCAGTAAACTACAAACCGGTGCCATCTCCTTTTAGTGTACAGGTTAATGGAACTACAACAGTAGGTGCAGCTGCAACAACCATTACGGCTACTATTGCAGCCGGTACAAATGGATGGTGGGTGGATGTTCCTACCGGAAGCTGGTGTGGATTTAATTCTGCTGTGACTTCATATGCTATTTATGGATCGGGCGATAAAATAGTTACAATCTATGTAGCTGCAAATAAAACCGGAGAGACACGTACTCAGACAGTTACTTTCCATCCTACATTCAAGTTAGACCCTGTAGCAATTACAATAACCCAAGGAGCGCAGTAA
- a CDS encoding sulfatase family protein: MKKNQILLMGMAAMAATSYASDKKETKQKPMNILFIMSDDHSFQTISAYDQRYIETPNIDRISNEGALFTNSFVANSISGPSRACMLTGKHSHKNGFIDNAHKFDGSQQTFPKLLQKVGYQTAIVGKWHLTSEPTGFNYWNILIGQGDYYNPYFIDNGVKKQIHGYATNIVTDLAIDWLGEKRDKDKPFCLLLHHKAPHRTWMPDTCDLGAFDNVKFPLPENFYDKYEGRVAASQQEMSIFKDMDLVYDLKMADKENEIHTKTGLEGWGREMYNRLDSAQKAKWDAYYDPIIKDFKEKKLSGRELAEWKYQRYMHDYLSVIRSVDRNIGRVLDYLKKEGLLENTLVVYTSDQGFYMGEHGWFDKRFMYEESFRTPLLMRYPKAIKKDVKIPQMVQNIDYAPTFLDLAGVKVPSDIQGVSLLPLLKGEKKKDWRKSLYYHFYEYPAEHAVKRHYGVRTERYKLIHFYNDIDKWELYDLKKDPSEMNNLYGKKGYEKITAELRKELVKLQKQYDDPIESQLKK, encoded by the coding sequence ATGAAAAAGAATCAGATTTTACTTATGGGGATGGCAGCTATGGCTGCTACTTCTTATGCTTCGGATAAGAAAGAAACGAAGCAGAAGCCTATGAACATCCTCTTTATCATGAGTGATGACCACTCTTTCCAGACCATCAGTGCTTATGATCAAAGGTATATTGAAACACCTAATATTGATCGTATCAGCAATGAAGGTGCACTCTTTACAAACAGTTTCGTAGCCAATTCAATCAGTGGACCCAGTCGTGCTTGTATGCTGACAGGTAAGCACAGTCACAAAAACGGGTTTATTGATAATGCACACAAGTTTGACGGTAGTCAGCAAACTTTTCCAAAATTGTTGCAGAAAGTGGGTTATCAGACTGCCATTGTAGGAAAATGGCACCTTACTTCGGAACCTACCGGATTCAATTACTGGAATATTCTGATTGGACAGGGTGATTATTACAATCCTTATTTCATTGACAATGGAGTAAAGAAACAAATTCACGGATATGCAACAAACATTGTAACCGACCTTGCCATCGATTGGTTGGGAGAAAAACGTGATAAGGACAAACCATTCTGTCTGCTGCTGCACCACAAGGCTCCGCACCGTACCTGGATGCCTGATACATGCGACTTGGGGGCGTTTGACAATGTGAAGTTCCCATTGCCCGAAAACTTCTATGATAAATACGAGGGTAGGGTGGCTGCATCACAACAGGAAATGAGCATCTTTAAAGATATGGACCTTGTTTATGACTTGAAGATGGCCGATAAGGAAAACGAAATACATACAAAAACCGGTCTTGAAGGTTGGGGACGCGAAATGTACAACCGCCTGGATTCTGCCCAAAAGGCTAAATGGGATGCTTACTATGATCCGATTATCAAGGATTTCAAAGAGAAAAAGCTATCAGGCAGAGAATTGGCTGAATGGAAGTATCAGCGCTATATGCACGATTACCTTAGCGTAATCCGTTCGGTAGACCGCAACATTGGTCGCGTGCTCGATTATCTGAAGAAGGAAGGATTACTGGAAAATACATTGGTTGTTTATACCTCCGACCAAGGATTCTATATGGGTGAGCACGGCTGGTTCGACAAACGCTTCATGTACGAAGAGTCTTTCCGTACTCCGCTGTTGATGCGTTACCCAAAAGCTATCAAGAAAGATGTGAAAATTCCTCAGATGGTTCAGAATATTGACTATGCTCCTACATTCCTTGATTTGGCAGGGGTAAAGGTTCCGTCTGATATTCAGGGTGTTTCCTTACTGCCATTGCTTAAAGGAGAAAAGAAGAAAGACTGGCGCAAGTCGCTTTATTACCATTTCTATGAGTATCCGGCAGAACATGCTGTGAAACGTCATTACGGAGTGCGTACCGAGCGTTACAAACTGATTCATTTCTATAACGATATCGATAAATGGGAACTTTACGACCTGAAGAAAGACCCAAGTGAAATGAACAACCTGTATGGCAAGAAGGGTTATGAGAAGATTACTGCCGAGTTGAGAAAGGAACTGGTAAAACTTCAGAAACAATACGACGACCCTATTGAGTCTCAATTGAAGAAATAA
- a CDS encoding leucine-rich repeat domain-containing protein: protein MKILRLVLITVGIFLGLQMQAQEVADTLFLESAGTLPALIKPGDKYLINTLTVNGKLNGTDIRFIREMAGRNSSGELTDGVLSVLDLSGAHLVEGGEPYFMDDEKPCCTDNETIGRNMFSGCERLVYVTLPKSTTAIFASAFAECSSLKSINIPDGVKFIEENAFGLCTRLTKITIPASVDFIGKFAFLFCSRLTTVNIQPGLSFIGEGAFQNCKNLTSVSIPSSVAFIGEGAFSGCPELKSVTFPSGVIFLGKGVALQHF, encoded by the coding sequence ATGAAGATACTTCGTTTAGTATTGATAACTGTTGGTATTTTCCTGGGTCTGCAAATGCAGGCCCAGGAAGTTGCCGACACTCTTTTTTTGGAGAGTGCGGGCACGCTGCCTGCACTAATTAAACCGGGTGATAAATACCTGATTAACACGCTTACCGTAAACGGAAAACTGAATGGCACGGATATCCGTTTTATCCGGGAAATGGCCGGAAGAAACAGCTCGGGTGAATTAACCGACGGGGTACTTTCGGTACTCGACTTGTCGGGAGCGCATTTAGTAGAGGGTGGGGAACCATACTTTATGGACGATGAGAAACCGTGTTGTACTGACAATGAAACAATAGGCCGAAACATGTTCTCTGGCTGCGAACGACTTGTTTATGTGACTCTTCCCAAAAGCACAACAGCTATTTTTGCATCGGCGTTTGCAGAATGTTCTTCTTTAAAATCAATCAATATTCCCGATGGTGTGAAGTTCATCGAGGAGAATGCCTTTGGCTTGTGTACTAGGCTTACCAAGATAACAATTCCTGCAAGTGTTGATTTTATCGGAAAATTTGCTTTTCTTTTTTGTTCCCGATTAACTACTGTGAATATTCAGCCAGGGCTCTCCTTTATTGGAGAAGGGGCTTTCCAAAACTGCAAAAACCTTACATCGGTATCCATCCCGTCCAGCGTTGCCTTTATTGGCGAAGGCGCTTTCTCAGGCTGCCCGGAGCTGAAATCTGTAACGTTCCCTTCAGGTGTTATCTTTTTAGGGAAAGGTGTTGCATTGCAACATTTTTAG
- a CDS encoding beta-galactosidase encodes MKKQLYTLLVALMLTSGLAFAQKAKHTFAIQDGNFLYDGKATQIHSGEMHFARIPAPYWRHRLQMMKAMGLNAVATYVFWNYHETAPGVWDWKTGNRNLHEFIKIAGEEGMMVILRPGPYCCAEWEFGGYPWWLQKTKDLVIRTDNKQFLDSCKVYVNQLADQVRDLQITNGGPIIMVQAENEFGSYVAQRPDIPLETHKKYSAAIRQQLIDAGFNIPMFTSDGSWLFKGGAIEGALPTANGEDNVENLKKVVNEYHGGKGPYMVAEFYPGWLDHWAEPFQKVSTSSVVKQTEKYLKNGVSFNYYMVHGGTNFGFTSGANYNTEKNIQPDLTSYDYDAPISEAGWATTKYNAIRELMMKHVDYQVPAVPQQIPVIEIPNIKFGKTVNLFDLTSKMEPVENDTPMTFEDLNQGHGYVLYRRHFNQPIKGELKIKGIRDYAIVYVNGKKVGELNRVFEKDSMNIDVPFNSTLDILVENLGRINYGSKITENLKGITTPVMINGIEITGNWEMFKLPMSEVPNLEQYASSYTAGQPVIYEAEFKVKNIGDTFLDMEQWGKGIVFVNGFNIGRYWKVGPQHTLYVPGCLLKKGKNKIVIFEQQNDKNQSTVSGVKVPVLDKLTLNK; translated from the coding sequence ATGAAAAAACAACTCTACACTCTGCTTGTAGCTCTCATGCTGACTAGCGGGTTAGCTTTTGCACAAAAAGCGAAGCATACCTTTGCCATACAGGATGGAAACTTCCTGTATGATGGGAAAGCTACCCAGATCCACTCGGGCGAAATGCACTTTGCTCGCATTCCGGCACCTTATTGGCGTCATCGTTTGCAAATGATGAAGGCAATGGGACTAAATGCCGTAGCAACATACGTATTCTGGAATTATCATGAAACTGCTCCTGGTGTATGGGACTGGAAAACCGGCAACCGCAACTTACATGAATTTATTAAGATTGCAGGTGAAGAGGGTATGATGGTAATTTTGCGCCCGGGTCCATATTGCTGTGCTGAATGGGAATTCGGTGGTTACCCCTGGTGGCTGCAGAAAACCAAGGATCTGGTAATTCGTACAGACAACAAACAGTTCCTGGATTCGTGCAAAGTATACGTAAACCAACTGGCCGACCAGGTGCGCGACCTGCAAATTACCAATGGTGGCCCTATCATCATGGTGCAGGCGGAAAACGAATTCGGTTCGTATGTAGCACAACGTCCTGACATCCCACTGGAAACTCACAAGAAATATAGCGCTGCCATCCGTCAGCAACTAATTGATGCCGGCTTTAACATCCCAATGTTTACCTCAGATGGTAGCTGGTTGTTTAAAGGCGGCGCCATTGAAGGCGCATTGCCAACTGCCAACGGTGAAGATAACGTAGAAAACCTGAAGAAGGTGGTAAATGAGTATCATGGCGGAAAAGGCCCTTACATGGTTGCAGAGTTCTATCCAGGCTGGCTTGACCACTGGGCAGAGCCATTCCAGAAAGTTTCAACCTCTTCTGTAGTGAAACAAACTGAAAAGTACCTGAAGAACGGTGTGAGCTTCAACTACTACATGGTACATGGTGGTACAAACTTCGGATTTACTTCGGGTGCCAATTATAACACAGAAAAGAATATTCAGCCCGATCTAACCAGCTACGATTACGATGCTCCTATCAGCGAAGCAGGATGGGCAACAACAAAATACAATGCCATCCGCGAACTGATGATGAAACATGTAGATTATCAGGTGCCGGCTGTTCCGCAACAGATTCCTGTTATCGAGATTCCTAACATCAAATTCGGCAAGACAGTAAACCTTTTCGACCTGACAAGCAAGATGGAACCGGTTGAGAATGATACTCCGATGACATTCGAAGACCTGAATCAGGGACATGGATATGTACTATACCGCCGACATTTCAACCAACCAATCAAGGGTGAACTGAAAATTAAAGGCATCCGCGACTATGCCATTGTTTATGTAAACGGGAAAAAGGTAGGAGAATTGAATCGTGTATTCGAAAAGGACAGCATGAATATCGATGTTCCCTTCAACAGCACACTCGATATCCTGGTTGAAAACCTGGGACGCATCAACTACGGTTCTAAAATAACAGAAAACCTGAAAGGTATCACCACTCCGGTAATGATTAACGGCATTGAAATCACGGGCAACTGGGAAATGTTCAAGCTGCCTATGAGCGAAGTTCCTAACTTGGAACAGTACGCTTCGAGTTACACTGCCGGACAACCGGTTATTTACGAGGCTGAGTTCAAGGTAAAGAATATAGGAGATACATTTCTGGATATGGAACAATGGGGAAAAGGTATCGTCTTTGTAAACGGATTCAACATTGGCCGTTACTGGAAAGTAGGACCTCAACATACTTTGTATGTACCGGGCTGCCTTCTGAAGAAAGGAAAAAACAAGATTGTGATTTTCGAACAACAGAACGATAAAAATCAGTCTACCGTTTCGGGAGTTAAAGTTCCTGTTCTCGACAAGCTGACTTTAAACAAATAA